The following coding sequences are from one Culex quinquefasciatus strain JHB chromosome 1, VPISU_Cqui_1.0_pri_paternal, whole genome shotgun sequence window:
- the LOC6040880 gene encoding gamma-aminobutyric acid type B receptor subunit 2 isoform X2, with product MKRVELSLLPPYLLLPAFLGLLLLLLPLGWVDGSRPGAGHRLDVYIAGFFPYGEGVENSETGRGVMPSVKLALDHVNEHSTILRNYRLHMWWNDTECNAAVGVKSFFDMMHSGPHKLMLFGAACTHVTDPIAKASKHWHLTQLSYADTHPMFTKDSFPNFFRVVPSENAFNAPRLALLKEFNWTRIGTIYQNEPRYALPHNHMVADLDAMGTEVVETQSFSNDVEEPLRKLREKDVRIILANFNEYWGRKVFCEAFRSEMFGRSYQWLIMGTYGNEWWAENDTDCSPEEVRAALESTIMVDLLPLATSKEITISGITADEYLAEYNSRRGNEYSRFHGYTYDGIWAVASAIQYVSQRKELSLTHFEYRNSRWEDIFLEALKNTSFEGVTGPVRFYNNERKASFLLKQFQNNEEVKIGEYSSLTNRLDLTLGKPLKWVGRSPPKDRTLRIIEHSQVNITIYVVLASLSCVGIVMASVFLAVNIKFRNQRYIKMSSPHLNNLIIIGCILTYMSVIFLGLDSGLSSVAAFPYICTARAWLLMAGFSLAFGAMFSKTWRVHSIFTDLKLNKKVIKDYQLFIVVGVLLSLDLAIMTTWQIADPFYRETKHIEPSEHPTLEDVIIVQENEYCQSNQMSIFIGIIYAYKGLLLIFGAFLAWETRHVSIPALNDSKHVGMSVYNCVIMCVMGAAIALVLSDRKDAVFILISLFIIFCTTATLCLVFVPKFVELKRNPSGVVDKKCRATLRPMSKNRRDSSACELEQRMKDVKQTNCRFRKVLMEKEAELQALVKRLGPDARAWIGLETCSSEPDVNKETVKIQVKKDYASEGTEFTSIGSLVGSSNDTLDSVGPERKKKTTVVLPGEEPATTTKPPLSSTTVVNSISKSSLTNTASAPASLPTTVTTAAQTVLSTTATSQAMAAAATTNGVQPATNAKSSVTSNSISACTSVPQDPNKPMFNSDARRESLASSKYSPGHIKDRYEDDRQQYQNITKSNTQLNCSSATSLNHSNNDLNQVCHHTKPSSKPRGEPPNDSTRRVSVQATTSLKGNFVVSQSDLWDTQTLNHAKQHQRHSPRGQSRCPDHSHQQQQQQSQQPPQYSDHERSEASVAASPGPIQRSVSEKNRSKHRHKQKSTTAAACQSETDSEREQRSDYQSYSVCSAAIGSSATMVNSTSHHSAATAVTKGTTANSVSSSRKLSKSQHSHHHSTPNVAPEKKHSMSGGSIGGGGVGERGGSTSGGGGSSHIRHRKKESSQSKPNLYGACSESELLDGDTAILPIFRKLLNEKDSRYRTRNTVGASCPNISIKCDIVEYL from the exons ATGAAACGAGTTGAACTGTCACTGTTGCCACCGTACCTGCTGCTGCCGGCCTTTCTCGGCctactgctgttgctgctgccgcTCGGTTGGGTTGACGGATCGAGGCCGGGTGCAGGCCACCGGTTGGATGTTTACATTGCGGGTTTCTTCCCGTACGGGGAGGGCGTCGAGAACAGCGAAACGGGCCGGGGCGTGATGCCCAGCGTCAAGCTGGCCCTGGACCATGTCAACGAGCACTCGACCATCCTGCGGAACTACCGGCTGCACATGTGGTGGAACGACACCGAGTGCAACGCGGCCGTCGGAGTCAAGAGCTTCTTCGACATGATGCACTCGGGGCCGCACAAGCTGATGCTGTTCGGAGCGGCCTGCACCCACGTGACCGATCCCATTGCCAAGGCCAGCAAGCACTGGCACCTGACGCAACTGTCCTACGCCGACACCCATCCCATGTTCACCAAGGACTCATTTCCGAACTTCTTCCGGGTGGTCCCCTCGGAGAACGCCTTCAACGCGCCCCGTCTCGCCCTGCTCAAAGAGTTCAACTGGACTCGCATCGGAACCATCTACCAGAACGAACCCCGGTACGCACTCCCGCATAACCACATGGTCGCTGACCTTGACGCCATGGGCACGGAGGTCGTCGAAACGCAGAGCTTCTCCAACGACGTCGAAGAACCGCTGCGGAAGCTCCGCGAAAAGGACGTCCGCATCATTCTGGCCAACTTCAACGAGTACTGGGGCCGGAAGGTGTTTTGCGAGGCGTTCCGGTCGGAGATGTTCGGCCGGTCGTACCAGTGGCTCATCATGGGCACGTACGGTAACGAGTGGTGGGCGGAGAACGACACCGATTGCAGCCCGGAGGAGGTCCGGGCGGCGCTCGAGTCGACCATCATGGTGGATCTGCTGCCGCTGGCCACGAGCAAGGAGATCACCATATCGGGCATT ACCGCCGACGAGTACCTGGCCGAGTACAACAGCCGGCGGGGCAACGAGTACTCGCGCTTCCACGGGTACACGTACGACGGCATCTGGGCCGTCGCCAGCGCCATCCAGTACGTGTCCCAGCGGAAGGAGCTCTCGCTGACGCACTTTGAGTACCGG aatTCCCGCTGGGAGGACATCTTCCTGGAGGCGCTCAAGAACACCAGCTTCGAGGGCGTTACG GGTCCGGTACGCTTCTACAACAACGAACGCAAGGCGAGCTTTCTGCTGAAGCAGTTTCAGAACAACGAAGAGGTCAAGATCGGCGAGTACAGCTCGCTGACGAACCGGCTGGACCTGACGCTGGGCAAGCCGTTGAAGTGGGTGGGCCGGAGTCCGCCGAAGGACCGGACGTTGCGGATCATCGAGCACAGCCAGGTCAACATTACGATCTACGTGGTGCTGGCGAGTTTGTCATGCGTCGGGATCGTGATGGCTTCCGTGTTTCTGGCCGTCAACATCAAGTTCCGGAATCAGAG GTACATCAAGATGAGTAGTCCCCACCTGAACAATCTGATTATCATCGGGTGCATCTTGACGTACATGAGTGTGATCTTCTTGGGGTTGGACAGCGGGTTGAGCAGTGTGGCGGCCTTTCCGTACATCTGTACGGCACGTGCCTGGCTGTTGATGGCCGGCTTCAGTTTGGCGTTCGGGGCCATGTTCTCCAAGACGTGGCGGGTGCACTCGATCTTCACCGATCTGAAGCTCAACAAGAAGGTCATCAAGGACTACCAGCTGTTTATCGTGGTCGGCGTGCTGCTCAGTCTGGATCTGGCGATCATGACCACGTGGCAGATCGCGGATCCGTTCTACCGCGAGACCAAGCACATTGAACCTTCG GAACACCCAACGCTGGAGGACGTGATCATCGTGCAGGAGAACGAGTACTGCCAATCGAACCAGATGTCGATCTTCATCGGGATCATCTACGCGTACAAGGGGCTGCTGCTGATCTTCGGGGCGTTTCTGGCGTGGGAAACGCGTCACGTGTCCATCCCGGCGCTGAACGACTCCAAGCACGTCGGCATGTCCGTGTACAACTGCGTGATCATGTGCGTCATGGGAGCGGCGATCGCGCTCGTGCTGTCCGACCGGAAGGACGCCGTCTTCATCCTGATATCGCTGTTTATCATCTTTTGTACGACGGCTACGCTGTGTTTGGTGTTTGTACCCAAG TTTGTAGAACTGAAGCGCAACCCGAGCGGAGTCGTAGACAAGAAGTGCCGCGCTACGCTGCGGCCCATGTCCAAGAACCGTCGGGACTCGTCGGCGTGCGAGCTAGAGCAGCGCATGAAGGACGTGAAGCAGACCAACTGCCGGTTCCGGAAGGTCCTGATGGAGAAGGAAGCCGAACTGCAGGCCCTGGTCAAGCGACTGGGACCAGACGCCCGGGCCTGGATAGGGCTGGAAACGTGCTCGTCCGAGCCGGACGTCAACAAGGAGACGGTCAAGATCCAGGTCAAGAAGGACTACGCCAGCG AGGGAACCGAGTTCACATCGATCGGCAGTCTAGTTGGTTCCAGCAACGACACCCTGGATTCCGTCGGACCAGAACG GAAAAAGAAGACCACGGTGGTGCTGCCGGGTGAGGAACCTGCCACCACCACCAAGCCGCCACTCTCCTCTACCACCGTGGTCAACTCCATCTCCAAGAGTAGCCTAACCAACACGGCCTCGGCGCCGGCCTCACTGCCAACGACGGTCACGACGGCGGCCCAGACGGTGCTGTCGACGACGGCTACCAGCCAAGcgatggcggcggcggcgacgacgaACGGTGTCCAGCCGGCCACAAATGCCAAGTCGTCGGTCACGTCCAACAGCATTAGTGCGTGCACCAGCGTGCCGCAAGATCCGAACAAGCCCATGTTCAACAGCGATGCGCGGAGGGAGTCGCTCGCAAGTTCCAAGTACTCGCCGGGGCATATCAAG GATCGCTACGAGGACGACCGGCAGCAGTACCAGAACATCACCAAGTCCAACACCCAGCTCAACTGCTCGTCGGCGACCTCGCTGAACCACTCGAACAACGACCTCAACCAGGTTTGTCACCACACCAAGCCCAGCAGCAAACCCAGAGGAG AACCTCCGAATGATTCAACGCGAAGGGTCAGCGTGCAGGCGACGACCTCGCTCAAGGGCAACTTTGTCGTGTCCCAGAGTGACCTGTGGGACACCCAAACGCTGAACCACGCCAAACAGCACCAGCGGCACTCGCCACGGGGACAATCCCGCTGTCCGGACCACagtcaccagcagcagcagcagcagtctcaGCAACCTCCCCAGTACTCGGATCACGAACGGAGCGAAGCCAGCGTGGCTGCCTCACCCGGTCCCATCCAGCGTAGCGTGTCGGAGAAGAACCGTAGCAAGCACCGCCACAAGCAGAAATCAACGACGGCCGCCGCCTGCCAGAGCGAAACCGACAGCGAGCGGGAACAACGCAGCGACTATCAGAGCTACTCGGTGTGTTCAGCGGCCATCGGTTCGTCCGCGACCATGGTCAACTCGACATCGCACCACTCGGCCGCCACCGCCGTCACCAAGGGCACCACCGCCAACTCGGTGTCCTCGTCACGTAAACTATCGAAATCACAGCACTCGCATCACCACTCGACGCCAAACGTGGCCCCCGAGAAGAAGCACTCCATGTCGGGCGGATCGATCGGAGGAGGAGGTGTAGGGGAAAGAGGGGGCTCCACTTCCGGCGGAGGGGGATCGTCCCACATCCGGCACCGCAAGAAAGAGTCCAGCCAGTCCAAGCCGAACCTGTACGGGGCCTGCTCGGAGTCGGAACTGCTCGATGGGGACACGGCCATTCTGCCCATTTTCCGGAAGTTGCTCAACGAAAAGGACTCGAGATATCGCACGCGGAACACCGTTGGGGCCAGCTGCCCGAATATATCGATTAAATGTGATATTGTTGAGTATCTGTAA
- the LOC6040880 gene encoding gamma-aminobutyric acid type B receptor subunit 2 isoform X1, whose translation MKRVELSLLPPYLLLPAFLGLLLLLLPLGWVDGSRPGAGHRLDVYIAGFFPYGEGVENSETGRGVMPSVKLALDHVNEHSTILRNYRLHMWWNDTECNAAVGVKSFFDMMHSGPHKLMLFGAACTHVTDPIAKASKHWHLTQLSYADTHPMFTKDSFPNFFRVVPSENAFNAPRLALLKEFNWTRIGTIYQNEPRYALPHNHMVADLDAMGTEVVETQSFSNDVEEPLRKLREKDVRIILANFNEYWGRKVFCEAFRSEMFGRSYQWLIMGTYGNEWWAENDTDCSPEEVRAALESTIMVDLLPLATSKEITISGITADEYLAEYNSRRGNEYSRFHGYTYDGIWAVASAIQYVSQRKELSLTHFEYRNSRWEDIFLEALKNTSFEGVTGPVRFYNNERKASFLLKQFQNNEEVKIGEYSSLTNRLDLTLGKPLKWVGRSPPKDRTLRIIEHSQVNITIYVVLASLSCVGIVMASVFLAVNIKFRNQRYIKMSSPHLNNLIIIGCILTYMSVIFLGLDSGLSSVAAFPYICTARAWLLMAGFSLAFGAMFSKTWRVHSIFTDLKLNKKVIKDYQLFIVVGVLLSLDLAIMTTWQIADPFYRETKHIEPSEHPTLEDVIIVQENEYCQSNQMSIFIGIIYAYKGLLLIFGAFLAWETRHVSIPALNDSKHVGMSVYNCVIMCVMGAAIALVLSDRKDAVFILISLFIIFCTTATLCLVFVPKFVELKRNPSGVVDKKCRATLRPMSKNRRDSSACELEQRMKDVKQTNCRFRKVLMEKEAELQALVKRLGPDARAWIGLETCSSEPDVNKETVKIQVKKDYASEGTEFTSIGSLVGSSNDTLDSVGPERRKKKTTVVLPGEEPATTTKPPLSSTTVVNSISKSSLTNTASAPASLPTTVTTAAQTVLSTTATSQAMAAAATTNGVQPATNAKSSVTSNSISACTSVPQDPNKPMFNSDARRESLASSKYSPGHIKDRYEDDRQQYQNITKSNTQLNCSSATSLNHSNNDLNQVCHHTKPSSKPRGEPPNDSTRRVSVQATTSLKGNFVVSQSDLWDTQTLNHAKQHQRHSPRGQSRCPDHSHQQQQQQSQQPPQYSDHERSEASVAASPGPIQRSVSEKNRSKHRHKQKSTTAAACQSETDSEREQRSDYQSYSVCSAAIGSSATMVNSTSHHSAATAVTKGTTANSVSSSRKLSKSQHSHHHSTPNVAPEKKHSMSGGSIGGGGVGERGGSTSGGGGSSHIRHRKKESSQSKPNLYGACSESELLDGDTAILPIFRKLLNEKDSRYRTRNTVGASCPNISIKCDIVEYL comes from the exons ATGAAACGAGTTGAACTGTCACTGTTGCCACCGTACCTGCTGCTGCCGGCCTTTCTCGGCctactgctgttgctgctgccgcTCGGTTGGGTTGACGGATCGAGGCCGGGTGCAGGCCACCGGTTGGATGTTTACATTGCGGGTTTCTTCCCGTACGGGGAGGGCGTCGAGAACAGCGAAACGGGCCGGGGCGTGATGCCCAGCGTCAAGCTGGCCCTGGACCATGTCAACGAGCACTCGACCATCCTGCGGAACTACCGGCTGCACATGTGGTGGAACGACACCGAGTGCAACGCGGCCGTCGGAGTCAAGAGCTTCTTCGACATGATGCACTCGGGGCCGCACAAGCTGATGCTGTTCGGAGCGGCCTGCACCCACGTGACCGATCCCATTGCCAAGGCCAGCAAGCACTGGCACCTGACGCAACTGTCCTACGCCGACACCCATCCCATGTTCACCAAGGACTCATTTCCGAACTTCTTCCGGGTGGTCCCCTCGGAGAACGCCTTCAACGCGCCCCGTCTCGCCCTGCTCAAAGAGTTCAACTGGACTCGCATCGGAACCATCTACCAGAACGAACCCCGGTACGCACTCCCGCATAACCACATGGTCGCTGACCTTGACGCCATGGGCACGGAGGTCGTCGAAACGCAGAGCTTCTCCAACGACGTCGAAGAACCGCTGCGGAAGCTCCGCGAAAAGGACGTCCGCATCATTCTGGCCAACTTCAACGAGTACTGGGGCCGGAAGGTGTTTTGCGAGGCGTTCCGGTCGGAGATGTTCGGCCGGTCGTACCAGTGGCTCATCATGGGCACGTACGGTAACGAGTGGTGGGCGGAGAACGACACCGATTGCAGCCCGGAGGAGGTCCGGGCGGCGCTCGAGTCGACCATCATGGTGGATCTGCTGCCGCTGGCCACGAGCAAGGAGATCACCATATCGGGCATT ACCGCCGACGAGTACCTGGCCGAGTACAACAGCCGGCGGGGCAACGAGTACTCGCGCTTCCACGGGTACACGTACGACGGCATCTGGGCCGTCGCCAGCGCCATCCAGTACGTGTCCCAGCGGAAGGAGCTCTCGCTGACGCACTTTGAGTACCGG aatTCCCGCTGGGAGGACATCTTCCTGGAGGCGCTCAAGAACACCAGCTTCGAGGGCGTTACG GGTCCGGTACGCTTCTACAACAACGAACGCAAGGCGAGCTTTCTGCTGAAGCAGTTTCAGAACAACGAAGAGGTCAAGATCGGCGAGTACAGCTCGCTGACGAACCGGCTGGACCTGACGCTGGGCAAGCCGTTGAAGTGGGTGGGCCGGAGTCCGCCGAAGGACCGGACGTTGCGGATCATCGAGCACAGCCAGGTCAACATTACGATCTACGTGGTGCTGGCGAGTTTGTCATGCGTCGGGATCGTGATGGCTTCCGTGTTTCTGGCCGTCAACATCAAGTTCCGGAATCAGAG GTACATCAAGATGAGTAGTCCCCACCTGAACAATCTGATTATCATCGGGTGCATCTTGACGTACATGAGTGTGATCTTCTTGGGGTTGGACAGCGGGTTGAGCAGTGTGGCGGCCTTTCCGTACATCTGTACGGCACGTGCCTGGCTGTTGATGGCCGGCTTCAGTTTGGCGTTCGGGGCCATGTTCTCCAAGACGTGGCGGGTGCACTCGATCTTCACCGATCTGAAGCTCAACAAGAAGGTCATCAAGGACTACCAGCTGTTTATCGTGGTCGGCGTGCTGCTCAGTCTGGATCTGGCGATCATGACCACGTGGCAGATCGCGGATCCGTTCTACCGCGAGACCAAGCACATTGAACCTTCG GAACACCCAACGCTGGAGGACGTGATCATCGTGCAGGAGAACGAGTACTGCCAATCGAACCAGATGTCGATCTTCATCGGGATCATCTACGCGTACAAGGGGCTGCTGCTGATCTTCGGGGCGTTTCTGGCGTGGGAAACGCGTCACGTGTCCATCCCGGCGCTGAACGACTCCAAGCACGTCGGCATGTCCGTGTACAACTGCGTGATCATGTGCGTCATGGGAGCGGCGATCGCGCTCGTGCTGTCCGACCGGAAGGACGCCGTCTTCATCCTGATATCGCTGTTTATCATCTTTTGTACGACGGCTACGCTGTGTTTGGTGTTTGTACCCAAG TTTGTAGAACTGAAGCGCAACCCGAGCGGAGTCGTAGACAAGAAGTGCCGCGCTACGCTGCGGCCCATGTCCAAGAACCGTCGGGACTCGTCGGCGTGCGAGCTAGAGCAGCGCATGAAGGACGTGAAGCAGACCAACTGCCGGTTCCGGAAGGTCCTGATGGAGAAGGAAGCCGAACTGCAGGCCCTGGTCAAGCGACTGGGACCAGACGCCCGGGCCTGGATAGGGCTGGAAACGTGCTCGTCCGAGCCGGACGTCAACAAGGAGACGGTCAAGATCCAGGTCAAGAAGGACTACGCCAGCG AGGGAACCGAGTTCACATCGATCGGCAGTCTAGTTGGTTCCAGCAACGACACCCTGGATTCCGTCGGACCAGAACG CAGGAAAAAGAAGACCACGGTGGTGCTGCCGGGTGAGGAACCTGCCACCACCACCAAGCCGCCACTCTCCTCTACCACCGTGGTCAACTCCATCTCCAAGAGTAGCCTAACCAACACGGCCTCGGCGCCGGCCTCACTGCCAACGACGGTCACGACGGCGGCCCAGACGGTGCTGTCGACGACGGCTACCAGCCAAGcgatggcggcggcggcgacgacgaACGGTGTCCAGCCGGCCACAAATGCCAAGTCGTCGGTCACGTCCAACAGCATTAGTGCGTGCACCAGCGTGCCGCAAGATCCGAACAAGCCCATGTTCAACAGCGATGCGCGGAGGGAGTCGCTCGCAAGTTCCAAGTACTCGCCGGGGCATATCAAG GATCGCTACGAGGACGACCGGCAGCAGTACCAGAACATCACCAAGTCCAACACCCAGCTCAACTGCTCGTCGGCGACCTCGCTGAACCACTCGAACAACGACCTCAACCAGGTTTGTCACCACACCAAGCCCAGCAGCAAACCCAGAGGAG AACCTCCGAATGATTCAACGCGAAGGGTCAGCGTGCAGGCGACGACCTCGCTCAAGGGCAACTTTGTCGTGTCCCAGAGTGACCTGTGGGACACCCAAACGCTGAACCACGCCAAACAGCACCAGCGGCACTCGCCACGGGGACAATCCCGCTGTCCGGACCACagtcaccagcagcagcagcagcagtctcaGCAACCTCCCCAGTACTCGGATCACGAACGGAGCGAAGCCAGCGTGGCTGCCTCACCCGGTCCCATCCAGCGTAGCGTGTCGGAGAAGAACCGTAGCAAGCACCGCCACAAGCAGAAATCAACGACGGCCGCCGCCTGCCAGAGCGAAACCGACAGCGAGCGGGAACAACGCAGCGACTATCAGAGCTACTCGGTGTGTTCAGCGGCCATCGGTTCGTCCGCGACCATGGTCAACTCGACATCGCACCACTCGGCCGCCACCGCCGTCACCAAGGGCACCACCGCCAACTCGGTGTCCTCGTCACGTAAACTATCGAAATCACAGCACTCGCATCACCACTCGACGCCAAACGTGGCCCCCGAGAAGAAGCACTCCATGTCGGGCGGATCGATCGGAGGAGGAGGTGTAGGGGAAAGAGGGGGCTCCACTTCCGGCGGAGGGGGATCGTCCCACATCCGGCACCGCAAGAAAGAGTCCAGCCAGTCCAAGCCGAACCTGTACGGGGCCTGCTCGGAGTCGGAACTGCTCGATGGGGACACGGCCATTCTGCCCATTTTCCGGAAGTTGCTCAACGAAAAGGACTCGAGATATCGCACGCGGAACACCGTTGGGGCCAGCTGCCCGAATATATCGATTAAATGTGATATTGTTGAGTATCTGTAA